A genomic segment from Aegilops tauschii subsp. strangulata cultivar AL8/78 chromosome 1, Aet v6.0, whole genome shotgun sequence encodes:
- the LOC109752183 gene encoding uncharacterized protein, whose amino-acid sequence MESEKASRPASLLGTLRTAVKKVRFLLSFSATRWIINSIAGRRSAPSATAPLRLSFGSRRPGLLDAEDGSSSPASTAGPTRTVSLGSGGVSRTSSAVAASEYSRSASSGATSSSSGGSSPAGDDDIDRRAEQFIANFYKHIQMERQVSLQLRYCRVDSLQERSPPRRVS is encoded by the coding sequence atggagtccgagaaggcatCGCGGCCGGCGTCGCTCCTCGGGACGCTGCGGACGGCGGTGAAGAAGGTCCGGTTCCTGCTCTCCTTCAGCGCCACGCGGTGGATCATCAACTCCATCGCCGGCCGCCGGAGCGCGCCCAGCGCGACGGCGCCGCTCCGCCTCAGCTTCGGCTCCAGGCGGCCGGGCCTGCTCGACGCGGAGGACGGGAGCAGCTCCCCCGCGTCCACCGCCGGGCCGACGAGGACGGTGAGCCTCGGGTCGGGCGGCGTGTCGCGGACGAGCAGCGCGGTGGCGGCGTCGGAGTACTCCAGGTCCGCGTCGTCGGGCGCGACGTCGTCGTCGAGCGGGGGGTCGTCGCCGGCGGGGGACGACGACATCGACCGGCGCGCGGAGCAGTTCATCGCCAACTTCTACAAGCACATCCAGATGGAGCGGCAGGTGTCCCTGCAGCTGCGGTACTGCCGGGTCGACAGCCTGCAGGAGAGGTCGCCTCCCCGCAGGGTTTCTTGA